One Arvicanthis niloticus isolate mArvNil1 chromosome X, mArvNil1.pat.X, whole genome shotgun sequence genomic window, catgacagaggcaggccaccagaagactagatttcagaattcaaacaaaaaattatcttgatactaaaatttgttttgagaattgtatattgcagaatacacagccttggtgtatctactcatcaaggaagctgagcagacctgctcaaacctctgatgtcctggaattccagtcggatgcagtgaagacacagtgtcagaggcttatcaatttactcttcccccaacccctcttctaatatctcaacgcctgtaatcagcttgaagaagttaatgaagagtagtcacccctattccctgggcttgaggactgaggtggttaatattgggctgtctttctagggaaaagtagtggttttgttggaacagggaggattagctaggatttattgcatacccataacctattggtagaaatatgtataattgttattaagatgaagttataatttaagtggtacaaaatttactgtGATTTCAAatataaggttttcattggtatgagcttcctattgatataaaagtgagattaatattgttactctcataggcattgtgcctgtataacacatttaggaatagaagccttagacccagtccttctttaactttttaaaacagatttgagatggttagcctgtgagttaagggcctatagcaaatttgtggctctgagtttattgttagggtgttttctatattttatttagaaatagctgagaggagttaacagacaacagtccagattgccttacatggatagttggttttcaaaacatcagaagtccacagaattgacattacaaacattacagtattaatgttcattttgattagagacctgtctgttcctgaaaGCCTTCtatcttagattctaagaagaaattgagcatctttggagttactccagttgtggtgagacagccactaggcaagaattgcctcttgtcatctacagacaaatcactatccagaaaaggacacattgtGGAAtaattgactgattatatctaccaagacagagtaatcagcccttaataattctgcatcactaggtctgtcagatgctcctgggccagaaggctgaagattggatgctccaacgttttgtagtatagggactgtctaggtgttcagtagtctctataaattggctaagttttagaagctatgctttgtgcttcccttaatttcagttaactcagtcatcttggatttctgacaaggttgaaaacgtatagtctcatagccaatcctggctatttactttgagagaaaagatttgagttgatgtttttcagctgacattcattctaaagccaaggaaaaagccaggtttggaactaagtgttttagttaggatagatgacagaggttctggttagtcaacaaaatgatggactgggtattaggtctatcttgtgccttactgacccaaattggtatagttatgctctaattgtattttgagagtaagttttattttaacaggaagggtgatgtgtaggaggagctaatggggGAGGAGTATggtgaggaggagcaggagaggaagagctagagagaaagagagagagagagagagagagagagagagagagagagagagagaaacatggaggcagatgtccgtGTGTCTCCgacagtcaaagacagttgatatatctaggttgggtattgtgttacacttctgattgatgttgagcattaccaaacttataaagtctttgattaacatttaaaaaattgtataaaagcaaaaaggagaagggggtatggaataagggttttctagggagagcaaatggggaaaggggatggcatctgaaatgtaaataaaatatcaaaaaaaagagaaagttgtcctctgacttcaacaGGCGCAATATGGCatgtgcacatcacacacacacacacacacacacacaaaatgataaaggaaagattaaaaaaaaactcttcaatATTGAGAAGTTAGGACAATCTATATACAAGCATTACATtgtgaaagaaatgaaaactgaaaccACGAGCTATCTCTAATACCAAGGTAATGAGATGTGTAATAGCAAACCTTTGGGCTGTGGTCTGATCCTTGAGATAAACCATTATTTTTGAGGATCACAGTTATTCAATAAGGAAGATGGTTGAGGAAGTTAGTCttcttctcagaaaattagaaaataatctaAAGTTAAACCAGAGATAGAAATAATCAAGATAAAAAACCCCTAAATTTaatgaagtaaaagaaaataaagtgaaCAGTAAATCAAAGCtctagctttgttttcttttaaaagggcCAATGAGGactatggctcagtggtacaaGCACCTGTCTCACAAACATAAGAACCTGAGTTTTTATCCCTAGCATGTATATAAAAACTGAACAAGTAAACATacatttgtaatcctagcactgactAGGGGGAAATAGAAGAATCCTCAGGCTTCTCTGGCCAGCCTGTCTAGCCAATTGATGAACTCTAGTTTTAgtgagagagaccctgactcaaaaaagtCAGGTGAAAAGTGAcctccttggtcccatgaaggctggatgccccagtgtgggggaattcaagggtggggaggtgggagtggatgggtgggtgggggcacatcctcatagaagcaggaggagggggggataggatagggagtttctgggtggggtaaaatagagaaaggggatcacatctaaaatgtaagtaaaatatccaataaaaaaaaaagtgacctcCGGTATCtacatgcacatggacacacacaaacacacatatacacaaatgcaaaTGAAAGAGCCAATGAAACAGATAATCTGCTACAATCTTCGTTAAGATATGTGTAGGAATAAGAAAGGAGACATCAGCATAGatgctaaaaaataaatattatgttaataaattaaaatctatTGAGGAAACTGACTAAAATGATTCAAAGAAGGCATTTATGACTTTTAAGAAACAGCACCTCATCAAATGCTATTTTAGCAAATTTATGAGTGTGCAGGAGGAAGATGCAAGGAAGAATATgagggaaagtgtgtgtgtgtgtgtgtgtgtgtgtgtgtgtgtgtgtgtgtgtgtgtgagagagagagagagagaggagcacgTGCATGCAGGCGTGCTATGTTCTGAGTATTTACCCACACTGAAGTTCATATGTTAAAACCTGACTACCAAGGTATGAGGCATGACCTTTGGGAGGGGAATAGCCATGAGGGCAAAGTTCCTATAAATAATAACATTAGATCTGTTAGAAGAAATCCCAAGGGCTGAGCCAGTCTCTTCCACCATGTATGTGAGAATACAGCAAGAAAGTCCCATTTATGAAAAGTGAAATTCTCAGCCAACAATGACCTGCTTGCACCTGGATCTTTGACATCCAGGCAGCAGAATTATGATCAATGAATTTCTGCTGCTTATAAGTCATACAATCTATGGTGCTTTtgctgcagcagctgcagcagagtAAGACAAGATGCAAACAATGATTCTTAAGTTTTCATTCCTTAGCAGATTCACATACTCAAgggaactttttaattttttaagataaagTTTCATGAGTCCCAGGTTGGCCTTGTAGCTTAAGATgaacttgaattcctgatcctcctgtctctattctttaagtgctgggattataggcctacACCATAATACCtggtttgttgtttgcttgttgtttgttgtttgtttgtttggtgctGGGCATGGGACCCAGGGCTTTATACATACTATGTAAGTGCTCTGCCAACTGAGTgacatctccagcaccacaaaagaATTTTCAAAGGCAAATTAAGGGGCTAAGGGAAATCAAGTCCCTaatagaaagagagtggggagagggtacGCTTGAGCTGTATAGTCCATGGAACTTCAGCTTGGTAATGGAAATGAGGAAGGCACCCCTTACTGCCTGGCCTAGCTTCCTCTCAGGCCTAGTGCATACTCTATCTGTCACATCACTGCTCCATGTTGCATCCAGACTGTAGTCTCAGGAGCATAGTATATTCATTGTTGAGGAGCAGCCTCAGGTGCACATGTGACATGGGTTGTATAGTCAGTCGGCCTACTGGGGAACATCTAGTTGGGGGCCCTTTAAGATACAAGCTGTCCTGAATGTATTCTGATTTCTCTTGAGGAAACATATGGGTGAAACCTTGGATCTCATGATGGTTGCTCAGTTAACCCTTTCAGATACTGCCCATCCAGTGACACCTATAGTGTCACCAAAAGCACAGAAGCTGTCCATCCTCCCTCACCCGCAACAGAGCATGTGATGGtcagtcttttgttgttgttgatctaGTTATTCAAATTAATGTTAAATGTTTGGAAAATCTGCAAGGTAACTGTTAAATGTTAACATCTATTAGAAATTAAGTTATGTAAACAAGCAAGATATGACAACATCAGCTTGTCATCCCAGAACTTATGAGGTAGAGGCTtgaggatcagaagtccaaggtcagccttggctatataggGACTATGAGACCAGtctaggatacatgagaccctgtctccaaaaatcaagaataaatgaataatataaatgaaaacttatataagttatacttttttttaaaaagaagaaaggagctATCCAGATCTATCACATGTTAACTAACCACATTTTACTGTTACTCTGTATTGATACACATTTAGCAGACCACAGTAGAAATCAGTGCTGTAGTGTGATGCCACAAATCTATTCCTGCATAACTTTGTGCATACTCCATTCTCCTCCTATTTGGCACATTGACAGAGCTATCCCACAGACATCAATGGGCCAGGACACGACAGTGCTCAGTTTACTCCTGCTTTGTTGACTGCCCTGACATGAGAAAATAATAGGGAACATGTTAATACTGCAGATTAAATCAGGGTGCTACCTTTGTGGTCACATCCTTGTTGGTAGTGTGAACATGTGAAGTTTTAAGATATATCTCTGCTTATTTACTTTCAACTTACTCATTAACAGAAAGGAAGTTGTAAGCCAACCAGTGCTCATCATGGGtgggaaacacatacacatgcacacacagacatttacTTTCCTGGAAAGCCAGTGGGAATGAATGCATTAGCACATCACTACTTTAGAGGCAGGTCTCAGGTTGTCTGAGCCATGTGGAAAGATGCTTAATGTTTTACCTGATTAGTCTAAGTGGGCAGGGAAGACTTAGGCACAAACACACAAGACCATTAGGCCAAGGGTACTTGGATAGCTGAGGCAGAAACCTCAGCCCCAGGgatggaaaaacacaaaacaagaccACTGTGGAGGTGTCATAAGGTACAGAGAGGGCAGCCAACTGATCCTGGAGTTGAGCCTTTCTAACCTGGCATTATGTAGTACCAGGGACAGTATTGTAAGGGTACCACTTTCTTGTATAGGCTGCCCACATGAGCCTGGCCAGAAGGTAAAGAGATCAGACCTAAGACATATAATGAACACACAAACAAGATTTTGCCTCTCTTCAAGACACAACCCTTTGTAACCTCCACTGCCCTCAGTCTCAGCCAGGCCATGTGATTATTCTCACACAGCCATCACCAGTGTTCTGGCCTTCTTACCCTGCCACCACACACACTAAAGCCTCTCTAGTCATTTTGACCTACTTAGGGGTTCCCAAACAGGCCAGGCTGGCTTGAGGCTGGAGGCTTTGCTCATGTGAGTCACTCTGGGGTGTGGCCACCCCACCTCTTCTTACCTGCCTCAGCATTTGGTGACACAGCTCTCACCTGGTCTGACTTCCCACAAGACAGGAGCACCTCAGAGTGGGGCTCCACAGGCAGGTCACCAGAAACCTGAAGTCCAGCTGAAGCAGCTGGTAAGAAGTTGTCCAAATAAATCATTCTGTAAAGGTCTGAGAGCTGGCCTGAGTGCCATTCTCATCTATGCCTCAGGTCAGCTTGGCCTGGATGGCCCCTCCTGTGGTATTAGTGTGCCATGTCCACAAATGAATAGAGATGCCTGTCTTTTCCTGGTGCCCAATTATCAATTCACTGCTGCTACTTTGCTGAGCAGGATCAGAGGAGGATGAAGGTAAAGGTTGGAGCTGGGCATTGAATAAGGAAGGTATGGACTCATACCTTCATAGCTCTCTGCAGGCTCAGTTACTGATTTCAGTTCCCTTCCTAGAGGATTTGGCCTGATTATCCCAAGGGCCTAGCAAAGAGGTGCAACATTCAAGAGGACCATGAGACATACCAGAGAGATAACCAGGGCTAAGGGTCCAGCACTCCTACCTATTACAAGCTCCTTTTGAAAATCTTTCCCTCTACATACTCACAGAGCTCACCACAGGTCAAGCCAGCATGGGGGCCCATCTGTGCCTTGGTGGGATAATTTTGGGTATGGACAGAGAGAAGTCTGGCCAGTAAGTCAGATGGTAAATAGTTGGTGATATTTATTGAGAAATGGGATGAAAGATGGGAGCCCTGAAGGAGCAACTTGTAGGAACTCACAGCCTGGCCAGAGGGTGCCCAACTGGAAGTGGAGCATGGAGAAGGCTCTAGGATCCTGTGACCAGGTAGTCCAGGGCTGAGGAAGGCCACAAAGGTGCTACAGGGGGCAAAGATGTAGCTCAGAGCCTGGATGAATGGATGGTTCAGGCATTCAGGCTTCGAGGCTTGGACCATCTGATGGCACATACATGGGCTCAATATGAGCCCAGCTGCGGGCCTGCTCATCTGCCCAGGCGAGCAGCTCAGGAGCACGGTGTAGGAAGATCAGAAGCAAGGTGTTCACATCACCCTCTGCTGAATGGGCAGCACTGGGTTCAGCCTGGAAGTAGCGGTGGAAGAGACTGGCCAGGCTGTAGCTTTTGCGACCTTGAGCCCTGGTGCCATGGCTGTGACCACGGTCCAGTCCCCGCAATGCAGGCAGTGTGTCCAGGCAGACAGTGTCTTGGGGCAGATGGGCACCCAGACGTTGTAGCTCTGTGCATAAAAGTGGGAAGTCATAATCGAAGCCATTGTGGGCCACAAGGCAGATGGGGCCCTCCTGACGGCTCAGGAAGCCCTGCAGTGTCCTCACCACAGCGCCATTGAAACCAGCCTTCCTGCAGTGCATCAGGCTTTCGCTGCTCAAACCAGTAATCTCACTGGCCTTGGCAGTAAAGGGGCGCTCCGGGCACATGCACAATGTGAGCTTGTCCAGAACACGGGGCAGCACCAAGGAACCAGAATCATCCCGTTCTGGGTTCTCCAGGGAAGAGCGGTGAACAGCAAAAAGGGATATCTCTGCAATCTCAGGATCCATGTTTGGGAGCCCAGTGGCTTCCAGGTCCAGGAATACAAAGGTCTCAGCCCGCGGTGGCTCAGACATGCTGATGTTTTCTCACAGGAACACTGAGGCCTAAAGCTGCCAGAACAAGTGGCATAAGCCAGAGGGCTAAAGACATGGGAGCAAGGCCCTGCTGCCTATAGCCACCTCAAGTCAAAGCTCTACCACACAGAGCCTCACTTCCTGCTGCTCCACCCCACCTCATGAGGCCTTTGGTGCTAGTAGTAGCTTCTGATGCATATGTATATCTAGGGACACTTTGAAGAAGGGAAGTCCATGGGGCCAGGATCAAGTGACCAGGATCTGTTACTGCTGTcaatctttcctcctccctttcctgggTCTCTCTCCAACCTAACCTTAGTTCTATTACCTAGCCAAACAGGCACAAAAGAAAGTGCCTAGACTTTAACCCAGGGCCCTCTTCCTTTTGCTGCCAGGCCCAGATCTAGCCATTGACCCCATCAAGGAGGGGCACAGGTATAGTCCACAACTGGTGCTTTGGCCCAGCCCCTTGGTGGAAATACCTTGGCTGGGAGCCTCAGGCATTATGCCCTCCTTTCTATCTTTAGGTTTCAGGCACCAGAGAAAT contains:
- the Trex2 gene encoding three prime repair exonuclease 2, which encodes MSEPPRAETFVFLDLEATGLPNMDPEIAEISLFAVHRSSLENPERDDSGSLVLPRVLDKLTLCMCPERPFTAKASEITGLSSESLMHCRKAGFNGAVVRTLQGFLSRQEGPICLVAHNGFDYDFPLLCTELQRLGAHLPQDTVCLDTLPALRGLDRGHSHGTRAQGRKSYSLASLFHRYFQAEPSAAHSAEGDVNTLLLIFLHRAPELLAWADEQARSWAHIEPMYVPSDGPSLEA